In Rutidosis leptorrhynchoides isolate AG116_Rl617_1_P2 chromosome 2, CSIRO_AGI_Rlap_v1, whole genome shotgun sequence, one genomic interval encodes:
- the LOC139893535 gene encoding glycerol-3-phosphate acyltransferase 5-like: MESIVSNLEGTLLKNKDPFAYFMLVAFEASGLIRFTLLLLVWPIIKLLDACGKPDIGLKLAIFVATAGVPVSEIQSVARAVLPKFLYDDIDLEAWRVFNLGEKRVVVTKMPRIMVEQFVKEHLRADEIIGTELVVSRFGLVTGLVHDIGFGSSVCDRIAALFNDQQPSLGLARCANDSSYLSLCKEQVNAPYTLNHQHKLHQDTRPVPVIFHDGRLVKRPTPSTALLIILWIPIGILLAIIRIAVGVIVPMWAIPYMSIIFGAKVIVKGVPPPPVSGSTSGVLFVCTHRTLLDPVVLSTVLQRRIPAVTYSLSRLSEILSPIPTVRLTRIRNVDAEKIKKELSKGDLVVCPEGTTCREPFLLRFSALFAELTDRIVPVAMNYRVGFFHATTAKGWKGLDPVFFFMNPRPVYEVTFLNQLPVEATCSSGKSPHDVANYVQRILAATLGFECTNFTRKDKYKVLAGNDGTVSYTTVMDRVQKMGKAVKKVVGTVKPFILN; the protein is encoded by the exons ATGGAGTCTATAGTTTCAAATCTAGAAGGAACTCTTTTAAAAAACAAGGATCCTTTTGCATACTTTATGCTAGTAGCTTTCGAAGCATCCGGTTTAATCCGGTTCACACTATTGTTACTAGTTTGGCCGATTATTAAGCTACTTGACGCTTGTGGGAAGCCGGATATTGGCCTTAAGTTGGCCATCTTTGTTGCCACTGCTGGAGTTCCCGTTTCGGAGATTCAATCAGTTGCAAGAGCAGTGTTACCTAAATTTTTATATGATGATATTGATTTGGAGGCTTGGAGAGTGTTTAACTTGGGCGAGAAAAGGGTGGTTGTGACAAAAATGCCTAGGATTATGGTTGAACAATTTGTGAAAGAGCATTTGCGTGCCGATGAAATTATTGGGACCGAGCTTGTGGTGAGCCGGTTTGGGCTTGTCACAGGGTTGGTTCATGATATTGGCTTTGGGTCATCGGTTTGTGACCGTATTGCTGCCTTGTTTAATGATCAGCAACCGAGCCTAGGGCTAGCACGATGCGCTAATGATTCGTCGTACTTGTCTCTATGCAAG GAACAAGTAAATGCACCATACACTCTAAACCACCAACACAAACTCCATCAGGACACCCGACCCGTACCCGTAATCTTCCACGACGGCCGTCTCGTAAAACGACCAACTCCATCAACCGCTCTTCTGATCATCTTATGGATCCCAATCGGTATCCTACTCGCAATCATCCGTATAGCAGTTGGTGTAATCGTCCCAATGTGGGCCATTCCATATATGTCCATAATATTCGGAGCCAAAGTTATAGTAAAAGGAGTCCCACCACCACCCGTATCCGGATCCACATCCGGAGTCCTATTCGTTTGTACCCATCGAACATTACTTGACCCGGTTGTACTATCCACGGTTCTCCAACGACGGATCCCTGCCGTCACTTACTCCTTATCAAGACTCTCTGAAATCTTATCTCCAATCCCAACCGTTCGTTTAACCCGGATCCGAAACGTGGACGCtgaaaaaattaaaaaagaattaTCAaaaggtgatttggttgtttgcccAGAAGGTACAACTTGTAGAGAACCGTTTTTACTCCGGTTCAGTGCACTTTTTGCGGAACTTACAGACCGGATTGTACCGGTTGCAATGAACTACCGAGTTGGCTTTTTTCATGCAACAACTGCTAAGGGTTGGAAAGGGTTAGACCCGGTTTTTTTCTTTATGAACCCTAGACCTGTTTACGAAGTGACATTTTTGAATCAGTTGCCGGTTGAGGCTACATGTTCATCTGGAAAAAGTCCACATGATGTGGCAAATTATGTGCAAAGAATATTGGCGGCTACACTCGGGTTTGAgtgtacgaattttacaagaaaagatAAGTATAAAGTGCTTGCTGGAAATGATGGAACGGTGTCGTATACGACAGTGATGGACCGGGTTCAGAAGATGGGGAAAGCCGTTAAGAAGGTGGTTGGGACGGTTAAACCGTTTATCTTGAATTAG